Proteins co-encoded in one Halococcoides cellulosivorans genomic window:
- a CDS encoding DUF7289 family protein, with translation MRGQASVLGIVALFALMMVSATIVAAVGAAAITESRDQSADQQAIREMQSLQTQIGEAASGQPRGSFDGASTEEMRVAPERGWIRVTHHDYSGSGATEVVANESLGEVVYERGETTLAYQAGGLWRLESDGTSHMVAKPALEYRDATMSVPMLSVDEGPLQSSSAVAFEKTSERQVFPNETGPTAGDEVGAPYDATDGSYANPLYNGTLTVTVQSRFDDAWAEYFRSSTGGTVTRTPAKNLVSVTMETPSRPVGDFEMPLEGGEIRMDGLSNEHPLDEYTVQLQPDGDYANLHWGMYVHNGSEKFEIHFQSTSPGKCKHGNYEGDLYMTVFYQNATTHEEWHTKAIDPDTHEDLSIDCSSRTLTLNALADEDLYYENIENIPGTSSAGNKWIFGDEITDTYITGPTTSFEAHDVDRGQYDRGDKERAAFVVNHYFGLLNGSANLTVTDGPGSSSRVDEAASRGRISYPIETGPQFLHYLHVTARDVVVDVRG, from the coding sequence GTGCGGGGACAGGCCTCGGTGCTCGGGATCGTCGCGTTGTTCGCGTTGATGATGGTCAGTGCGACGATCGTCGCCGCCGTCGGTGCCGCCGCGATCACCGAGTCCCGCGATCAATCCGCCGACCAGCAGGCGATCCGCGAAATGCAGTCCCTCCAGACCCAGATCGGTGAGGCGGCGTCGGGCCAGCCCCGGGGGAGTTTCGACGGCGCGTCGACCGAGGAGATGCGCGTCGCACCCGAGCGTGGCTGGATCCGGGTGACCCACCACGACTACAGCGGGTCGGGCGCGACCGAAGTGGTGGCCAACGAGTCGCTGGGCGAGGTCGTCTACGAGCGCGGTGAGACCACACTCGCCTACCAGGCGGGTGGGCTCTGGCGGCTCGAATCCGACGGTACGAGTCACATGGTCGCCAAACCCGCCCTCGAATATCGCGACGCGACGATGAGCGTCCCGATGTTGAGCGTCGACGAGGGGCCCCTCCAGTCGTCGTCGGCGGTCGCCTTCGAGAAGACCAGCGAACGGCAGGTGTTCCCCAACGAGACCGGCCCGACCGCTGGTGACGAAGTCGGTGCGCCCTACGACGCGACCGACGGCTCCTACGCCAATCCGCTGTACAACGGCACGCTCACCGTCACCGTCCAGAGCCGGTTCGACGACGCCTGGGCCGAGTACTTCCGGTCGTCGACCGGCGGGACCGTCACGCGCACGCCCGCGAAGAATCTGGTCTCCGTGACCATGGAGACGCCGTCCCGACCAGTGGGTGACTTCGAGATGCCCCTGGAGGGCGGCGAGATTCGAATGGACGGCCTCTCGAACGAACACCCCCTGGACGAGTACACGGTACAGCTCCAGCCCGACGGTGATTACGCCAACCTCCACTGGGGGATGTACGTCCACAACGGCTCCGAAAAGTTCGAAATTCACTTCCAATCGACCAGCCCCGGGAAATGCAAGCACGGAAACTACGAGGGCGACCTCTACATGACCGTCTTCTATCAGAACGCGACGACCCACGAGGAGTGGCACACCAAAGCGATCGACCCCGACACCCACGAGGACCTCTCGATCGACTGTTCGTCGCGCACGCTCACGCTGAACGCGCTGGCCGACGAGGACCTCTATTACGAGAACATCGAGAACATCCCCGGTACGAGTTCCGCGGGCAACAAGTGGATCTTCGGTGACGAGATCACGGACACCTACATTACGGGGCCGACGACCTCCTTCGAGGCCCACGACGTGGATCGCGGCCAGTACGACCGTGGTGACAAAGAACGCGCCGCGTTCGTCGTGAACCACTACTTCGGCCTGCTCAACGGGAGTGCGAACCTCACCGTCACGGACGGGCCCGGGTCGAGTTCGCGCGTCGACGAGGCCGCCTCGCGCGGGCGCATCTCCTATCCGATCGAGACCGGCCCGCAGTTCCTGCACTATCTGCACGTTACCGCCCGTGACGTCGTCGTCGACGTCCGTGGGTGA
- a CDS encoding tyrosine-type recombinase/integrase, with translation MTDQLDPIAPDRAVEMYLTSRENELSKNSLQNYKYDLAAFTDWCQQEGIDNMNDVTGRTVINFRMDRAEEVKQVTLRGNLWNLKKFLRFCKKIDAVRAGLNEKVAVPEVSTADEVNETYITSEEADAMLEYLNKYEYASFRHAVFYTLWHTGMRSGSLRSLDLGDFDPDRNTLMLRHRPETGTPLKNKANGERDVYIKDDLCDVLSDFVDMHRSGCLDDYGREPLFSTGSGRPAKTTLQRNIYTVT, from the coding sequence ATGACGGACCAACTCGACCCGATTGCACCGGACCGCGCTGTAGAGATGTACCTGACCAGCCGCGAAAACGAGCTGTCCAAGAATAGCCTACAGAACTACAAGTACGACCTCGCGGCGTTTACCGACTGGTGCCAACAGGAAGGCATCGACAACATGAACGACGTGACCGGGCGCACAGTGATAAACTTCCGGATGGACCGCGCCGAGGAAGTTAAGCAGGTGACCCTCCGGGGCAACCTCTGGAATCTAAAGAAGTTCCTCCGGTTCTGCAAGAAGATTGACGCAGTCCGTGCGGGACTCAACGAGAAGGTCGCCGTGCCCGAGGTGTCCACCGCCGACGAGGTGAACGAGACGTACATCACCTCCGAGGAAGCAGACGCTATGCTGGAGTACCTGAACAAGTACGAGTATGCCTCATTTCGACACGCGGTGTTCTACACCCTCTGGCACACTGGCATGCGGAGTGGCTCACTCCGGTCACTCGACCTCGGAGACTTCGACCCGGACCGGAACACGCTCATGCTCCGACACCGCCCTGAGACAGGCACGCCGCTCAAGAACAAAGCAAACGGTGAACGTGACGTCTACATCAAGGACGACCTCTGCGACGTCCTGAGCGACTTCGTAGACATGCACAGGTCTGGCTGCCTTGACGACTACGGGCGCGAGCCACTGTTTTCAACGGGAAGCGGCCGGCCGGCGAAAACCACGCTTCAGCGGAACATCTACACAGTCACTTGA
- a CDS encoding type II toxin-antitoxin system RelE family toxin, protein MSEYDVLLGDDASAFLDAADEKTERICTEKLSFLTENPYPGRGQGDKEKLPIDGRRDRFRLHISRSYTAIYTVLEDAGEVRVLEIVPIDEAHKRYGF, encoded by the coding sequence ATGTCTGAATACGATGTCCTCCTCGGCGACGACGCCAGCGCCTTTCTCGATGCCGCCGACGAAAAGACCGAGCGGATTTGTACGGAAAAACTGTCGTTTCTGACGGAAAACCCCTATCCGGGTCGCGGCCAGGGTGACAAAGAGAAACTCCCGATCGATGGCCGTCGCGACCGGTTTCGATTGCACATCTCCCGGAGCTACACCGCGATCTACACCGTCCTGGAGGACGCGGGTGAGGTTCGAGTCCTCGAAATCGTCCCGATCGACGAGGCGCACAAGCGGTATGGGTTTTGA
- a CDS encoding VNG_1110C family protein codes for MEAASLRDSTQIRLPATAIEGLREELDTRFTLTIRSEADSVRIIGSPSEIKAASRFLSRSGVTVA; via the coding sequence ATGGAGGCAGCCAGCCTTCGGGACAGCACCCAGATCCGCCTGCCCGCCACGGCGATCGAGGGGCTTCGCGAGGAACTCGACACGCGCTTTACGCTCACGATCCGGAGCGAGGCGGACAGCGTCCGGATCATCGGCAGCCCCTCAGAGATCAAGGCTGCCAGCCGATTTCTCTCCCGGAGCGGCGTGACCGTCGCCTGA